A single region of the Elusimicrobiota bacterium genome encodes:
- a CDS encoding sulfatase-like hydrolase/transferase codes for MPNKKTNVLLITSDQQHWNTIGRFNKEIRTPNLDKLAIEGTVFTRAYCTNPTCTPCRASIITGKYPSQHGAWSLGTKLPETEHTVGEDFSNAGYRTALIGKAHFQPLGSTKEFPSLESIPTLHDFKFWKKFHGPFYGFEHVDLARNHTDEYLVGQHYALWMEENGLNNWRDFFSPPTGTKPREQTHKWLLPEKYHYNKWIADRTNVLLEQYAKQKDNFFLWSSFFDPHPPYLVPEPWDTMYDPDKLSIPSIKPGEHKNNPPHFGLTQEKEPDFTPWKESGYALHGFHTHLRNLHSLPKDIAVYYGMISLMDKYIGRILDKLNTLGLAENTLVVFSTDHGHLFGQHGLKAKGAFHYEDMIKIPFIVRYPGKVPANRQSDSLQSLVDLAPTFLSMTGIPVPRTMAGIDQADVWFGKKHTARDSVIIENRHEPTTVNLRTFVNDRYKITVYYNKPYGELFDLKTDPCELNNLWNNKKYQYLKSKLLLRFLHTEMGKEPLWMPRIAHA; via the coding sequence ATGCCAAACAAAAAAACTAATGTATTACTGATAACCAGTGACCAGCAGCACTGGAATACCATAGGACGGTTTAATAAAGAAATCAGGACGCCTAATCTTGATAAGTTAGCAATTGAAGGAACTGTGTTTACGCGCGCGTACTGCACAAACCCTACATGCACGCCATGCCGTGCATCGATTATTACAGGTAAATACCCCAGCCAGCACGGAGCATGGTCATTAGGGACAAAATTACCTGAAACTGAACATACTGTTGGTGAAGATTTTAGTAATGCGGGTTACCGCACAGCGCTTATAGGTAAAGCTCATTTTCAGCCGCTGGGAAGTACAAAAGAATTTCCGTCACTGGAATCTATCCCTACTCTTCATGATTTTAAGTTCTGGAAAAAGTTTCACGGGCCGTTCTACGGGTTTGAACACGTAGACCTTGCACGTAACCATACTGACGAGTATCTTGTTGGACAACACTACGCGTTATGGATGGAAGAAAACGGGTTAAATAACTGGCGCGACTTTTTTTCACCGCCAACAGGGACAAAACCGCGGGAACAAACGCATAAATGGTTACTTCCGGAAAAGTATCATTACAATAAATGGATTGCGGACCGCACAAATGTTTTGCTTGAACAATACGCGAAACAAAAAGATAATTTTTTCTTGTGGTCAAGTTTTTTTGACCCTCACCCGCCATACCTGGTACCCGAACCATGGGATACTATGTATGACCCGGATAAACTCTCAATCCCATCGATAAAACCGGGTGAACACAAAAATAATCCGCCTCATTTCGGGTTAACCCAGGAAAAAGAACCGGACTTCACTCCGTGGAAAGAAAGCGGGTACGCATTACACGGTTTCCATACACACTTAAGAAATCTTCACTCGCTACCGAAAGATATCGCAGTGTATTACGGGATGATAAGTTTGATGGATAAATATATCGGCAGGATTTTGGATAAACTTAACACACTTGGCCTTGCGGAAAACACGTTAGTAGTATTTTCTACGGACCACGGGCATTTATTTGGACAGCACGGGCTAAAAGCTAAAGGCGCGTTCCATTATGAAGACATGATTAAAATACCGTTTATTGTGCGGTACCCGGGTAAAGTCCCGGCGAACCGGCAGTCAGATTCTTTACAATCACTCGTAGATCTAGCGCCCACATTTTTGAGTATGACGGGTATCCCGGTACCCAGGACTATGGCGGGAATTGACCAGGCTGATGTATGGTTTGGGAAGAAGCATACCGCAAGGGATAGTGTTATAATAGAAAACCGCCATGAACCAACTACTGTTAACCTCAGGACATTTGTTAATGACCGGTATAAAATCACGGTTTACTATAACAAACCCTATGGCGAACTGTTCGACCTAAAAACAGATCCTTGCGAATTAAACAACTTATGGAACAACAAAAAATATCAATACTTAAAATCTAAATTATTACTCCGGTTTCTGCATACGGAAATGGGCAAGGAACCATTGTGGATGCCTAGGATTGCTCATGCATGA
- a CDS encoding sigma-70 family RNA polymerase sigma factor codes for MEDSYVLLLANDMRRLDNPKGSTVLQQPVFMEADTELVKSLKNGNQPAFEELIHKYKDRIYRIVFTFIQDKTEADDVTQEVFLKVYRKINTFKEQSSFFTWLYSVTINECQHSMRKTKREFISLDAPLSSENAATLVDILKSEEQNPDTMLINEEQIALLHKMINLLPTKYRTVYILKTVDGLSYKEISEILGISMEKVKIWLFRAREKLDDKMRPFYEEFSYGGK; via the coding sequence GTGGAAGATAGTTATGTGCTATTATTGGCCAATGATATGAGAAGGTTAGATAACCCAAAAGGAAGCACTGTTTTGCAACAACCCGTATTTATGGAAGCAGATACTGAACTAGTAAAATCACTCAAGAATGGCAACCAACCCGCTTTTGAGGAACTTATACACAAGTATAAAGATCGTATATATAGGATAGTGTTCACTTTTATTCAAGACAAAACTGAAGCAGATGACGTTACACAAGAAGTGTTTCTTAAAGTATACCGTAAAATCAATACGTTCAAGGAACAATCCTCGTTCTTCACCTGGCTCTACAGCGTAACTATTAACGAATGCCAACACAGCATGCGGAAAACAAAACGGGAATTCATTTCCTTAGACGCTCCTTTGTCAAGTGAAAACGCTGCCACGCTTGTCGATATACTAAAGAGCGAGGAACAAAACCCAGACACGATGTTGATAAATGAAGAACAAATTGCGCTGCTACACAAAATGATTAATCTTTTGCCAACCAAATACAGGACTGTTTACATTTTAAAAACTGTTGACGGCCTGTCCTATAAAGAAATTTCGGAAATACTTGGTATCTCTATGGAGAAAGTAAAAATCTGGCTTTTCAGGGCGCGTGAAAAACTTGACGATAAAATGCGCCCTTTTTATGAAGAATTTAGTTACGGAGGGAAATAA
- a CDS encoding zf-HC2 domain-containing protein, with translation MNCKKMAVLLSAYIDGELSPVEKKQLESHIRGCTVCSAKYERLKLTDNLFTTNKSVSTSPFFETRLLERLPKDAPVANSILDLFIFPKELLFVFTTLLLVVSTVTFKSYFSDTANGYNELQEYFIASISDSAAADLLNKKYIEPDDIIKYIMNSESSKEIKK, from the coding sequence GTGAACTGTAAAAAGATGGCGGTACTATTATCAGCCTATATTGACGGCGAGTTATCTCCGGTAGAAAAGAAACAATTAGAATCGCATATACGCGGTTGCACGGTATGCAGCGCAAAATACGAACGCTTAAAATTGACCGACAACTTATTTACCACAAATAAGTCCGTATCAACATCACCGTTTTTTGAAACCCGGCTATTAGAACGGTTACCGAAGGATGCTCCCGTAGCTAATTCCATATTAGACCTGTTCATTTTTCCAAAAGAATTGTTATTTGTATTTACGACATTGTTACTCGTCGTTTCCACTGTTACGTTTAAAAGTTATTTTTCGGATACCGCTAATGGTTATAACGAACTACAGGAGTACTTTATAGCGAGTATCTCAGATTCAGCAGCCGCTGATTTGTTAAATAAAAAATATATTGAACCTGATGATATAATAAAATACATTATGAACAGTGAATCCAGTAAGGAGATAAAAAAATGA